Proteins encoded in a region of the Isosphaeraceae bacterium EP7 genome:
- a CDS encoding PF20097 family protein, with the protein MPQPHCPKCSQPMDDGFLIDHSYGRDTQAEWIGGTPEPSTWWTGVLKLKGKVRRPVTTFCCPKCGFLESYAKLAAE; encoded by the coding sequence ATGCCGCAACCCCACTGCCCGAAGTGCTCCCAGCCGATGGACGATGGCTTCCTCATCGATCACAGCTACGGGCGGGACACGCAGGCCGAATGGATCGGAGGGACCCCGGAACCCTCAACCTGGTGGACGGGCGTCCTGAAACTCAAGGGCAAGGTCCGCCGCCCCGTCACCACCTTCTGCTGCCCCAAATGCGGCTTCCTGGAGTCCTACGCGAAGCTGGCGGCCGAATGA